From a single Verrucomicrobiota bacterium genomic region:
- a CDS encoding sugar ABC transporter substrate-binding protein: MIKPTLLAVGVSTLLLLTGCGDKPANTATSPSTAAKAQGTIGVSLLTLDNPFFKVIGDHITAEGKKHGYDAIVVSGDKDVAKQSNQIKDFIVKKVSAIVLSPCDSKSIVPVIQEANAAGIPVFTVDIPCNEPGVKIVTQIATDNYGGGKEAGRAMIEALGEAGGKIAVLHFKQAESCLLRVKGFREVIDAHNAGGKGQIAIVTELESGGAKDMGYKAAEDALQAHSDLRGIFAINDPAALGARAALEKAGKTHVLIVGFDGQPEGKQAIKDGKIYADPIQFPDKMGVQIVQAIMRHSKGETLPAQMLIPTSLYRKADAQKDPELK; encoded by the coding sequence ATGATCAAACCTACCCTCCTGGCTGTTGGCGTCAGCACGCTCCTGCTACTGACGGGATGCGGCGACAAGCCTGCAAACACAGCAACCTCCCCGTCCACCGCTGCCAAGGCACAAGGCACCATCGGCGTGTCCTTGCTCACCCTCGACAACCCCTTCTTCAAAGTGATCGGCGACCACATCACGGCGGAGGGCAAGAAGCACGGCTACGATGCGATCGTGGTCAGCGGCGACAAGGACGTCGCCAAGCAGAGCAATCAGATCAAGGATTTCATCGTCAAGAAGGTGAGCGCCATCGTTCTCAGTCCCTGCGATTCCAAGTCGATCGTTCCCGTGATTCAGGAGGCAAACGCGGCTGGTATCCCGGTCTTCACGGTTGACATTCCATGCAACGAGCCCGGCGTGAAGATTGTGACCCAAATCGCGACCGACAACTACGGTGGCGGCAAGGAAGCGGGTCGCGCGATGATTGAGGCGCTCGGTGAAGCGGGCGGGAAGATTGCCGTGCTCCACTTCAAACAAGCCGAGTCTTGCCTGCTTCGAGTGAAAGGTTTCCGGGAAGTCATCGACGCTCACAATGCGGGCGGCAAGGGCCAGATTGCCATCGTCACCGAGTTGGAGAGCGGCGGAGCGAAGGACATGGGCTACAAGGCCGCGGAAGATGCATTGCAGGCGCACTCGGATCTGCGCGGTATCTTCGCCATCAACGATCCTGCAGCGCTCGGGGCTCGGGCTGCACTCGAAAAGGCCGGCAAGACTCACGTTTTGATCGTTGGATTCGACGGCCAGCCCGAGGGCAAGCAGGCCATCAAAGACGGAAAGATCTACGCGGACCCGATTCAATTCCCCGACAAGATGGGTGTCCAGATCGTGCAAGCGATCATGCGCCATTCGAAAGGTGAAACGCTCCCGGCGCAGATGCTCATCCCCACAAGTCTCTATCGCAAGGCCGATGCGCAAAAGGATCCTGAACTGAAATAG
- a CDS encoding sugar ABC transporter ATP-binding protein: MRGIAKSFPGVQALRHVDLSLRSGEVLALLGENGAGKSTLMKVLGGAHRADAGTIVIDGRQVSFQSPQDSRGAGVAVIYQEFNLVPVLTAVENMFLGQEVTRAGFVAKKMERERAAALFKRLGVEVDLEVPCRRLSTAQQQLVEIAKALAFEARIIVMDEPSAALTSHEVVRLFEIIRDLKSHGIGIIYISHRLDEVFSIADRVTVLRDGRNVGERPIAQITRNEMIELMVGRDLKDEFPARQVAIGAPRLEVTGLRRGGSVRDVSFSVRRGEILALTGLVGAGRTETARLIFGADARDAGEIRLDGNLLAIRSPREAIAAGVGLLTEDRKLQGLVLAHTVRENFGLPNLDRLSARGFVQLGREREELGRYVEQLKIKMPSQEQRAGHLSGGNQQKVVLAKWLARNCEVLLFDEPTRGIDVGAKYEIYLLMNQLVAEGKAIVMISSELPEVLGMADRILVMHEGRVTGEIPEARRATQEQIMELAVA; this comes from the coding sequence ATGCGCGGCATTGCGAAGTCCTTTCCGGGTGTGCAGGCGTTGCGCCACGTGGATCTCAGCCTGAGGTCGGGCGAGGTGCTCGCGTTGCTCGGCGAGAATGGCGCGGGCAAAAGCACCCTGATGAAGGTGCTTGGGGGGGCGCACCGCGCGGATGCAGGCACGATCGTCATCGACGGACGCCAGGTTTCCTTTCAATCGCCGCAAGATTCGCGCGGCGCCGGCGTGGCGGTGATCTATCAGGAGTTCAATCTTGTCCCCGTCCTTACCGCCGTGGAAAACATGTTCCTCGGCCAGGAGGTGACACGCGCAGGATTTGTCGCCAAGAAAATGGAACGTGAGCGTGCGGCGGCGCTCTTCAAACGGCTCGGCGTTGAGGTTGATCTCGAGGTCCCTTGCCGTCGGCTGAGCACGGCGCAGCAGCAGTTGGTCGAAATCGCAAAGGCGCTTGCCTTCGAGGCCCGCATCATCGTCATGGATGAGCCGAGCGCGGCATTGACGTCGCACGAAGTGGTGCGGTTGTTTGAGATCATCCGCGACTTGAAGAGCCACGGCATCGGCATCATCTACATCAGCCATCGTCTGGATGAAGTCTTCAGCATCGCCGACCGCGTCACCGTCTTGCGCGACGGCAGGAACGTGGGCGAACGGCCCATCGCGCAGATCACACGCAACGAGATGATCGAACTGATGGTTGGCCGTGACTTGAAGGACGAGTTTCCCGCGCGCCAGGTCGCGATAGGAGCTCCTCGGTTGGAAGTGACCGGGCTGCGGCGGGGCGGCTCGGTGCGCGATGTGTCCTTTTCCGTGCGGCGGGGTGAGATTCTCGCACTCACCGGCCTCGTGGGGGCCGGCCGTACGGAGACCGCACGGCTCATCTTCGGAGCCGATGCGCGTGACGCGGGTGAAATCCGCCTCGATGGAAACCTCCTGGCGATCCGCTCGCCCCGGGAAGCGATCGCGGCGGGCGTCGGCCTCCTGACCGAAGACCGCAAGTTGCAGGGGCTCGTCCTGGCCCACACGGTTCGTGAGAATTTCGGACTGCCGAATCTCGACCGACTTTCAGCGCGCGGCTTCGTGCAGTTGGGCCGCGAGCGAGAGGAACTGGGCCGCTATGTAGAGCAGTTGAAGATCAAAATGCCGAGCCAGGAGCAGCGTGCCGGCCATCTTTCCGGCGGCAACCAGCAGAAAGTCGTTCTTGCCAAATGGCTCGCGCGCAACTGCGAAGTGCTGCTCTTCGACGAGCCGACACGCGGCATCGACGTCGGCGCGAAGTACGAAATCTATCTGCTGATGAACCAACTCGTTGCGGAGGGGAAAGCCATCGTGATGATCAGTTCCGAACTTCCTGAGGTGCTCGGCATGGCTGACCGCATCCTCGTGATGCATGAAGGACGGGTGACCGGCGAAATTCCCGAGGCACGGAGAGCCACGCAGGAGCAGATCATGGAACTCGCCGTCGCCTGA
- a CDS encoding ABC transporter permease — MNHTLSRWLSDYGMIFVLLLLCAFFSVVTYTEQSPTGEAAAHQVVSAIRQQFGTTPRVLIAASDQPGDAAFAVAVEKELSASGAQVLATVQGEPKHAREALVKISASGVQLDAIACTQAAGAWRVFSDLKADFPALGEPRLMTPRSYRWPNFLKSENLLNIANQIAVIAIVAIGMTMVIITGGIDLSVGSLLALSAVLTAGFIRDFAGGVTASSGGMLVACLAAITLCGFIGAFSGAMITRFAIPPFIVTLAMMLVGSGLAYILAKGQSIYQLPDSFVWLGRGADLMSLPNAVVLMLLLYALAHVLMSRMKLGRYLYAVGGNAEAARLSGVPVNRVLMFAYVASALLAGLGGVIMASQLKSGSATYGSMYELYVIAAVVVGGTSLSGGEGRMFGTLTGAFTIAVIQNGMNLTNVESYTQKVVLGLVILSAVLLDKIRHGR; from the coding sequence ATGAATCACACCCTCTCCCGATGGCTGTCCGACTACGGAATGATCTTCGTCCTCCTGTTGCTCTGTGCGTTCTTCAGTGTGGTGACGTACACCGAGCAGTCGCCCACGGGCGAGGCTGCGGCGCATCAGGTCGTCAGCGCCATTCGGCAGCAGTTCGGGACGACCCCGCGCGTGCTGATCGCCGCCAGCGACCAACCTGGCGATGCGGCGTTTGCTGTGGCCGTGGAGAAGGAGCTTTCCGCATCGGGCGCTCAAGTCCTCGCGACGGTGCAAGGCGAACCCAAGCACGCCCGCGAGGCGCTGGTGAAAATCAGCGCATCCGGTGTCCAGCTCGACGCGATCGCCTGCACGCAAGCCGCCGGAGCGTGGCGGGTCTTTTCCGACTTGAAGGCGGACTTTCCCGCGCTCGGCGAACCGCGCTTGATGACGCCTCGCAGCTATCGCTGGCCAAACTTTCTGAAGTCCGAAAATTTGCTGAACATCGCGAACCAAATCGCGGTCATCGCGATCGTGGCGATCGGCATGACCATGGTCATCATCACCGGCGGCATTGATCTTTCCGTTGGCAGCTTGCTCGCCCTTTCGGCGGTGCTCACGGCGGGGTTCATCCGCGATTTTGCGGGAGGCGTGACTGCCTCGAGCGGGGGGATGCTGGTTGCGTGCCTTGCGGCGATCACCCTCTGCGGATTCATCGGAGCCTTTTCCGGGGCGATGATCACGCGGTTTGCGATTCCGCCCTTTATCGTGACGCTGGCCATGATGCTCGTCGGGAGCGGGCTTGCCTACATCCTGGCGAAGGGGCAGTCCATCTACCAACTCCCCGATTCCTTCGTCTGGCTCGGACGCGGCGCAGATTTGATGAGCCTGCCCAACGCCGTCGTGCTCATGCTCCTCCTCTATGCGCTGGCGCACGTGCTGATGTCACGCATGAAGCTGGGCCGCTACCTCTATGCCGTTGGGGGCAACGCGGAAGCGGCGCGCCTCTCCGGCGTCCCCGTGAATCGCGTGCTGATGTTTGCCTATGTCGCCAGTGCGCTGCTGGCCGGACTCGGCGGAGTGATCATGGCCTCTCAACTCAAGAGCGGCTCAGCGACCTACGGCTCGATGTATGAGCTTTACGTGATCGCGGCCGTCGTCGTCGGCGGCACGAGTCTCAGCGGAGGAGAAGGGAGAATGTTTGGCACGCTCACGGGCGCTTTCACCATCGCCGTGATCCAGAACGGCATGAATCTTACCAACGTTGAAAGCTACACGCAGAAAGTCGTCCTGGGCCTCGTCATTCTGAGCGCCGTACTGCTGGACAAAATCCGCCATGGTCGCTGA
- the aroE gene encoding shikimate dehydrogenase, producing MNEQGKFLHELVGSMSQGAAGNPTVVMIEAAFAHHRLHWRYVNMEVAPADLGSAVRGAKAMGFRGFNCSLPHKVTVIPHLDGLGESAAVMGAVNCVVRRGEKFIGENTDGKGFLKSLETAIHPKGKSVVLFGAGGAARAIAVELGLAGTKRITLVNRSEARGAELVALLRDKLKLEAELVVWRGDYRIPAGTDIVINGTSIGLYAPQAQLALDLNSLKPGMVVADVVFSPVRTRLLEDAAARGCRALDGLGMLVNQGVVGVHYWTGLDPDATVMRKALEAAMGV from the coding sequence ATGAACGAACAAGGCAAATTTCTCCACGAACTCGTTGGCTCGATGTCGCAAGGCGCGGCGGGCAATCCCACCGTGGTCATGATCGAGGCCGCTTTCGCGCACCACCGCCTGCATTGGCGTTACGTCAACATGGAGGTCGCCCCTGCCGATCTTGGCTCGGCTGTGCGCGGCGCGAAGGCGATGGGATTTCGAGGCTTCAATTGCAGCCTGCCGCACAAGGTCACCGTCATTCCGCATCTCGACGGACTGGGCGAATCCGCGGCCGTGATGGGAGCTGTCAACTGCGTTGTGCGACGTGGTGAGAAGTTCATCGGGGAAAACACCGATGGAAAGGGATTCCTGAAATCGCTCGAAACGGCGATCCATCCGAAAGGGAAATCCGTCGTGCTCTTCGGCGCCGGAGGCGCCGCGCGCGCCATCGCCGTGGAACTTGGCCTCGCTGGAACCAAGCGAATCACCCTCGTGAACCGATCCGAGGCCCGTGGCGCGGAACTCGTCGCCCTCCTGCGCGACAAGCTGAAGCTGGAGGCCGAACTCGTCGTTTGGCGCGGCGACTACCGTATTCCAGCCGGGACGGACATTGTCATTAACGGCACATCGATCGGCCTGTACGCTCCGCAGGCGCAGCTTGCGCTCGATCTGAATTCGCTCAAGCCTGGGATGGTGGTGGCCGACGTCGTCTTCAGCCCGGTCCGCACGCGCCTCCTTGAGGATGCGGCCGCCCGCGGCTGCCGCGCGCTCGACGGACTTGGCATGCTCGTGAACCAAGGCGTCGTGGGCGTCCACTATTGGACGGGGCTGGACCCGGATGCGACGGTGATGCGCAAGGCGCTCGAAGCCGCCATGGGCGTATGA